From the genome of Streptacidiphilus sp. PB12-B1b:
TCGCTCTGAAGCCACCACAATGCGCCTTCTGCCGAGCCGAGTTCGTCAACCGAGATCCGCTTGTCCGCGACCCATGCCGCATCCAGCGGGCCCTGCTGCAGGTCAGTCATCAGGTCCCTGCCTCCTGAGAAGAGCGTCCCGGCTCCGACCGTACCGCGCGAGTGGTGACGTGCGGACAACGATGTTGTCCGCAGACAGCCGCTGGCTGAATATGAGCAGCCGAATCCAACCTGGAGACAGCCGGGCCGTCCATGTGTCCGTGCGTTCGCTGATTGTGGCGGAGAGTGGGCGAGAGGAGCAGGGTTGATGTCACAGGACACAACGACGGGCTCGAGGGAGGCGATCACTCAGGCCTCTGTATCCAAACAGTTCCTGGACTCCCCGAGCTTTCGGTGTGAGCTCACGGTCGGCCTGAGCGCCGCACCGAGCGCACGCAGCCTGCTGCGGGAGCGGTTCGCTGGTTGCGTGCCACAGGACACGCTTGCGGATGCCGATTTGGTGCTCACCGAACTGATTGCCAACGCTGTCAATGCCTCCCCGGTCTCGGTATCGCTCGGGTTGCTCGTCCACCTGGTCGCATCGGGCCTGCTGATCAGCGTGTTTGACCAGTCCTCCGGCGTGCCCCGCCTGAAGTGTCCTGACCCGCTGGAACTGGATGAGGGCGGTCGCGGCCTGCTCCTCGTCGCGGAGTTGTCGCAGGCATGGGGATGGCATCCGGTTGCTACCGGAAAAGTGGTCTGGGTGATGCTCTCCCTACCGTGAGCCAACTGGGCGCTCCCAGGCTCGGCGGATCAGTCGTCGTCTCCTAGAGAGGGCAGTCACCGGCTAGCGGCCCTTAACTCTGGCTCCTCGAAGCCGCTCCAAGGTCCGCCAACCCCGTTTGAGCACAACGTGATTGCCGGAGGCGTTGCCCCAGCTGAGGTTGAACAGGGCTGTGAGCACGGCGAATCCGGGTTCGGCTGTCACCTCGGCGAGAGTGAGTGTGCGTCCGTAGCCATCCAGGAAGGCCGCACGGAGTTCGGGGTGGCCGTCCCACATGCCGCCTCCGTACTCGATACGGATGAAGTCCCGAACAGCAGGTCGCCAGGCGCTACGTTCGAAGTCGAGCAGGCCAAGCGAAGCCCCCGCAGGCGAGAGGACGAACTGGTGCTGCCAGAGGTCCCCGTGGGTGGGTACCTGGGGCAGCTCTGGCAATACAGTGTCCAGGTCGGCCGCTAGGCCCAGGACCAGATCCTCGTCCGAACGGCTGAGCATTCCAGAGATACCGGCGAGTCGTTCTGCGGCCAGGGCGGTGCCGGTGACGGTGGGTGGCCCATGACGGGCGGGCTCAGCTTCGTGGAAGCTGCGCAACAACGTCCCCGCGCGAAGGTAGACGGTCCGGGCAAGAACGGGCTCCAGGTGGTCAGCGCCCAGCGGACGCCCCGGCAGTTCGCTCAGCAGGACACATCGCGTCTGCTCGTCAGCGGCCAGGAGGAATGGGGCATGGCCGGTTTCCAGCGCCGGTGTCCATTGCTGATAGGCATGGACTTCGCGCTGGTGAAGCAGTGCGGTGTGATGCCGCTTGGCGTAGAACGAGGTGCCGTCGGCACTGGTCACGCGGTAGACAGTGGAACCGACTCGCGGCCAGGAGAAGTTGCGCACCCGCACGATGTGCCGACCGTGCGTAGCCGCCAGGGAGGCCAGATCAGCGGGGAGAACGTCCCCCGGGTCTGCGCTGTGGCGTTGCTCCGTTGGCGGTGTTGAGATCCAGTTGGACTGGTGTTGTTCGAGGTGCTGTGGTGCCATGGCGATTCGTGGCCTTTTTTCTTGATTCCCCGTTTCACGGGGGAATGTCTTCTAGTCGGATGTGCGTTCTGGTGGTCGCGTGCTGTGCGCCAATTCGGCCTGTGCGCATGCTGTCCCTGCTCAGCACTCGTGCCGATTGCCCCGTGTGCGTGCTGGCCACGCCTCCGCGCGGGCCGAACACACGGAGCAACGTCAAGATCACGGCGCGCGCAGGGATGGGTGGGGAGCGCCGTAGAATGGCCGTCGTGACCGACAACACTCAGAAGCCCCCCGCCTCCGGCCCGGACCGAGGCGGCATTGACCTGCCCACCCAGTACGCGCCGGCCGAGGTAGAGGGGAAGCTCTATGAGGGTTGGGTAGAACGCGGCTACTTCGAGGCCGACGCGGGGAGCGAGAAGCCCCCGTACGTCGTCGTCATCCCTCCGCCGAACGTCACGGGTTCCCTGCACCTGGGCCACGCCTTCGAGCACACGTTGATCGACGCGCTGACCCGCCGCAAGCGCATGCAGGGCTTCGAGACCCTGTGGCAGCCCGGCATGGACCACGCCGGCATCGCCACCCAGAACGTCGTCGAGCGGGAGCTGGCGAAGGAGGGGAAGTCGCGCCACGACCTGGGCCGGGAGGCCTTCGTCGAGCGCGTGTGGAAGTGGAAGGCGGAGTCCGGCGGCCAGATCGCCGGCCAGATGCGGCGCCTGGGTGACGGTGTGGCCTGGAACCGGGACCGTTTCACCATGGACGAGGGACTGTCCGCCGCCGTCCAGACCATCTTCAAGAAGCTCTACGACGACGAGCTCATCTACCGGGCCGAGCGGATCATCAACTGGTGTCCGCGCTGCCTGACGGCGATCTCCGACATCGAGGTGGACTACCAGGAGGACGACGGAGAACTCGTCTCCATCCGCTACGGCGAGGGCGAAGAGTCCGTGGTCGTGGCCACCACCCGCGCCGAGACCCTGCTCGGTGACACCGCCGTCGCCGTCCACCCTGACGACGAGCGCTACGCCGGACTCATCGGCAAGCAGATCAAGCTCCCGCTCACCGACCGCAGCATCCCCGTCGTCGCCGACGAGCATGTCGACCCGCAGTTCGGCACCGGGGCAGTGAAGGTCACCCCGGCCCACGACCCCAACGACTTCGCGATCGGCCAGCGCCACGACCTGCCGATGCTCTCGGTCCTGGACGAGCGCGGCGTCATCACCGCCCACGGCCCCTTCGAGGGCCTGGACCGGTTCGAGGCCCGCTCCGCGATCGTGGCCGCGCTGCGCGCCGACGGCCGCATCGTCGCGGAGAAGCGCCCCTACGTGCACTCCGTCGGCCATTGCTCGCGCTGCAAGACCACATTGGAGCCGCGACTGTCCATGCAGTGGTGGGTCAAGGTGGAGCCGCTGGCCAAGGCCGCCGGCGACGCGGTGCGCGACGGAAGCGTCAGCATCCACCCGCAGGACATGGAGAAGCGCTACTTCGACTGGGTCGACAACCTGCACGACTGGTGCATCTCGCGCCAGCTCTGGTGGGGACACCGGATCCCGGTCTGGTACGGGCCGCAGGGAGAGACCGTCTGCGTGGGCCCCGGCGAGGAGCCGCCCACCGGAGAGGGCTGGGCCCAGGACACCGACGTGCTCGACACGTGGTTCTCCTCCGGACTGTGGCCGTTCTCCACCATGGGCTGGCCCGAGACGACCGAGGACCTCAGCCGGTTCTACCCGAACTCCGTCCTGGTCACAGGCTACGACCTGCTGTTCTTCTGGATCGCCCGGATGATGATGTTCGG
Proteins encoded in this window:
- a CDS encoding ATP-binding protein → MSQDTTTGSREAITQASVSKQFLDSPSFRCELTVGLSAAPSARSLLRERFAGCVPQDTLADADLVLTELIANAVNASPVSVSLGLLVHLVASGLLISVFDQSSGVPRLKCPDPLELDEGGRGLLLVAELSQAWGWHPVATGKVVWVMLSLP
- a CDS encoding aminoglycoside phosphotransferase family protein, with translation MAPQHLEQHQSNWISTPPTEQRHSADPGDVLPADLASLAATHGRHIVRVRNFSWPRVGSTVYRVTSADGTSFYAKRHHTALLHQREVHAYQQWTPALETGHAPFLLAADEQTRCVLLSELPGRPLGADHLEPVLARTVYLRAGTLLRSFHEAEPARHGPPTVTGTALAAERLAGISGMLSRSDEDLVLGLAADLDTVLPELPQVPTHGDLWQHQFVLSPAGASLGLLDFERSAWRPAVRDFIRIEYGGGMWDGHPELRAAFLDGYGRTLTLAEVTAEPGFAVLTALFNLSWGNASGNHVVLKRGWRTLERLRGARVKGR
- a CDS encoding valine--tRNA ligase, with protein sequence MTDNTQKPPASGPDRGGIDLPTQYAPAEVEGKLYEGWVERGYFEADAGSEKPPYVVVIPPPNVTGSLHLGHAFEHTLIDALTRRKRMQGFETLWQPGMDHAGIATQNVVERELAKEGKSRHDLGREAFVERVWKWKAESGGQIAGQMRRLGDGVAWNRDRFTMDEGLSAAVQTIFKKLYDDELIYRAERIINWCPRCLTAISDIEVDYQEDDGELVSIRYGEGEESVVVATTRAETLLGDTAVAVHPDDERYAGLIGKQIKLPLTDRSIPVVADEHVDPQFGTGAVKVTPAHDPNDFAIGQRHDLPMLSVLDERGVITAHGPFEGLDRFEARSAIVAALRADGRIVAEKRPYVHSVGHCSRCKTTLEPRLSMQWWVKVEPLAKAAGDAVRDGSVSIHPQDMEKRYFDWVDNLHDWCISRQLWWGHRIPVWYGPQGETVCVGPGEEPPTGEGWAQDTDVLDTWFSSGLWPFSTMGWPETTEDLSRFYPNSVLVTGYDLLFFWIARMMMFGLYAMDGQPPFREIVLHGMVRDEHGKKMSKSFGNTVNPLDWMDKYGSDAVRFTLSKGANPGTDVPIGEDWVQASRNFANKIWNATRFALMNGATTEGDLPSPDQLSATDRWILSRLNTVLAETDAFYDDYQFAKLSDGLYHFAWDEVFDWYVELSKTAFFAGGEQAAVSGRVLGEVLDVTLRLLHPIMPFVTETLWTTLTGRESVVIADWPIDSGFRDLAAEREIAALQQVITEVRRFRADQGLQPAQKVPARLDLAGTALAPHEAAIRQLLRLLPTGDTFSATATLPVAGATVALDLSGVIDLDAERRRLTKDLTAAESEKRQALAKLSNEAFLAKAPDAVVDKIRGRLSKAEQDITRLQGQLDNLPPA